gtattggagcataagctttcgtgggtgaatacccacttcgtcagacgcatgtaatggaaatttccagaggcaggtataaatatgcaggcaagaatcagtctggagataacgaggttagttcaatcagggagggtgaggccctcttctagcagttctAGCACACACAGAAATCCAAAGTGCAAGCAAttagatgtttattggggttattTCCAAGCAAGCATAACCATAGGTCAACCTGCCGGCAGAGTCTGGTTCCCAGTGTTCCATTCTCAGCTCTTACGCTGCAGAGGATTTACCCCATCTCCCACTTCCCAGCTCTGaggccacagagccttgcctctGTCCCCATTCCCCATTCCCTAGTCCCCATATCCATTTTCCCCATTCCCACTTTCCCAGCTCCTTCTTCTTAGCATGCTCAAATATACCTGCAATTCATGTACCCCATTTGAGGGGTGAGCAGCGAGGCTGTCCGGCGGTCAgagacaggcatttctttggtttCTAAGTGTTTTATACCTTCCCGCCAAATCCCCTTTGCCCCTCCCGACTGTCTGCTTGGCTTTGACTTGAGATAAAGGTTGAGGCAATCTTACTGATTAACACTTTATCTGTTAACATTGTACTAACAAATCCATCTGACTAGGCAAAAGCAACATAAACAGTCTCTGTCCCTTGTTTACATATATTAGTATAAGATATAAGAGCCTGGGATATAATTTTGAGCTTGATATTTTTATACTAACATACAGACCTATATACTGACAAAGATGTGTAGAAATTATTGATGCACAGAGGACCATCAAATATGGAATTCATATTAGGAGGGTCAGTTGTTCATAATTCATTTCTCTGAataaagaaaatgtcatttttcagtgtgtgaagagaGACCAATCTGCTTCACCCATGAGAACAGCCTCCACTAGTGCATGTagtgtctcatattaacattgtctctccatccaggcaTGTGTATTGCGACCATCACCTTAGAGCCTGGgcacatacaggaagtcaggggaACGTACGGTACATGCAGAAGATACCATTCTGCCTAAGAGTTGGACACCTTCTCCCCTACTTCATGTCAGATTCCAACAAAACTGatttcaccaacccctccaccttcatcctgctgggcattcctggctTGGAGATggcccatgtctggatctccatccccttctgtgcTATGTACGCCATAGCCgtcttggggaacttcaccatcctgttcattGTGAAGAGGGAGCCGAGACTCCATGgacccatgtactatttcctctgcatgctggctgtcagtGACCTGGTTCTGTCCACGTCCACCCTGCCCAAAAcactgagcatcttctggttcaattccaggcagattgatttcagtgcctgcctcacccagatgtacttcattcactgcttctCAGCGATGGAGTCTGGGATCTTCGTAGCCATGGCTTTGgatcgctatgtggccatctgccatcccctgagacattccaccatcctgacaagCCCTGTGGTGGCCAAGATGGGCCTGGCCGTGTTACTGCGCAGCTGCATGCTCATACTCCCCTACCCCTTCCTGGTGAGCaagtggccatattgcagaaccaatattatcccccacacacactgtgagCACATAGCCATAGTGAAGCTGGCTTGTAGCGATATCCGCATCAGTAGTTACTACAGCCTCTCTGTGGGATTTACTGTGATGGTTCTGGATATATTTTCTATCGCTGTATCATATACTCAGATTCTCAGGGCCATATTCAGTCTCCACACAAAGGACGCccggctcaagacttttgggacctgtgtctcccacctctgtgccatcATAGCCTTTTACATTCCACGTCTCTTTTCCTCCCTCGTGTCCCGATTTGGCGAGAATGTACCCGTGCATTTTCACGTTCTCATTGCCAACGTGTACCTCCTGTTGACCCCCATGCTGAACCCCATTATCTATGGTGTGAGAACCGAACAAATCCAGAATAGGCTGCTCCGACTCTTTACTCATAAAGGGACGTAAAGTTTTCTACtggtgctctggctctcagaccAAGCTtcgtgcagagctggctggtgggaTGGTGCTGGGGCCTCTTCCCTGAATCACTTAGTGGACAGTAAATGTGTGATTAAACCCTTTCTGACCTTACTGGGAAATCGGACGATGTACAACTCAGTCACTCAGAGGGTtcccacctttctaattgctggtaactggacccctgaggccctgctctctgccccgcctcttccgcaCAGCTCTTCCCCTTTTCCTGCAATTACTCTTCCCACTGTCACTCTCTGTATCATCTcaacctccctcccttcccagctggactccctctgctctggggctgtgatgggagctgctgcagcctgagaaggagcctgcaGTTAGTTCAGCGAGGACTCAATGCTGTGGCTGACAGGCCAATGAGGAGCAGACAGAGAAGCCAGGAAACTGTATAAGAGAAACTGAAGCTTAGAAGCAGGGTTGTGTGTCAGATGGTCGAGACTGTGCATCATAGAGCTTGTGGGCCCTAAAGATCAGCTACAAAGTCCTGCAGGAAGAGAGCATTGTGTGGCTTATTTCCTCAGCTTTATGTTCCCTTTTGTTCCACAGTATtccacagtattccagatgaggcctcaccaatgtttgaatagaggggaacgatcatgtccctcgatctgctggcaatgcccctactaatacagcccaaaatgcctttagccttcttggcaacaagagcacactgttgactgatatccagcttctcggccactgtaacccctaggtctttttctgcagaactgctacctagcctttcggtccctagtctgtaacagtgaatagGATTTTTCCGTTCTAAGtgcagactctgcacttgtccttgttgaacctcatcaggtttcttttggcccagtcctctaatttgtctaggtccctctgtatcctatccctagcCTCCAGCGTATTTACCACTCGTCCCAGTTTGGTGCCATTTGCAAACtttctgagagtgcagtccacgccatcctccagatcctaaatgaagatattgaacaaaacgggccccaggactgacccttggggcactccgcctgatgccggctgccaactagacatggagccattgatcactacccgttgagtctgacgatctagtcagctttctatccaccttatagtccattcatccagcccatatttctttaacttgctagcaagaatactgtgcgAGACctcatcaaaagctttgctaaagttaacgaataacacgtccactgctttcccctcatctacagacccagttatcttctcatagaaggcaattaggttagtcaggcacgacttgcccttggtgaatccatgctgactgttcctgatcacttccctctcctctaagtgcttcagaattgattccttgaggacctgctccatgatttttccagggattgaggggAGGCTGACttgcctgtagttccctggatcctccttcacatattaagtggaagccattaagggtgcttcagaatccatgaactgtaaatggctctgtttaattgcaaaccttcctgtatacctgtgggCCAGCCCacgaagaatggaggctggggtctcacaggacatgtgatcatgtcactcgatactggaatccatcttaatccttgtacatTTGCTTAAATCATGTATTTTTCCCTTCAGAAGTAGGGGTGGGGGCCAAGCACAGACAAAGGACTCCTGCCTTGTGCAAAAGCTATAGAAAAGGGGTGAAGCAGGACAAAGGGATGGCCAGTCATGGGAAGACACCTTCTTACCACCTGAAATGTCTTCTGGAACttacaaggactgtaccaggagTAAGGATTGGGcgcagactaggaaggagtctagtctgtgaaagaagcttattggaacatctttcagggtgagatattacctgtaaacagaacagaagtacttgtggcaccttagagactaacaaatttattagagcataagctttcgtggactacagcccacttcttcggatgcaaactgtaaacagtttcttaatgtattagacttagacttgcatggttttgctttattttgcttggtgacttacttttttctgtctgttattacctaaagccacttaaatcctactttttatacttaatatcacttttttattaatgaacccagagtaagtgattaatacccaggggagcaaacagctgtgcatatctctttatcagtattatagagggtgggcaatttatgagtttaccctgtatatgatttatacagagtaaaatgaatttatttggggtttggatcccattgggagctgggtgtctgggtgttggaggtaggtgacttgctgagcagtttttggttaaagtctgcagctctgggggcatggaccagaccctgGGCCTgagttgcagcaggctagcatgtctggctcaacaaggcagggttctggagtcccaagcttgcagggaaaacgggctcagatgtaatttcagcacatcatgtgacagtcccaagggggtctctgtgaccaaacccatcacagtaaTGGAACACTGAACTGTCTTATCATGTTCAGCTACTAGGAGGTGCCATGTGTAAGATACCTTATAGTAGCGATATGGTGTCATGGATTTATAGGACTTGTGCTCTCCTTCGGCTCCATATGGTCCCTGAAAGGAATCCCCTTCATTGTGACAGCCCTTCTCGagggtccactctctctctggggttAAGCCACAggcccctctgcctcctggaacctgtttggattgtgcaaccgaatgacactagccaataacTCTGGTCCTAGACAAAACCCAAGGAACCTcctgtgacggtacctcccataaggctttatggaaatatgcttagaatgtgttttatgccatgtaacatatctcaaaggttatgatctactgaatctattaatcctatatgtatgcttgtatcatttttgtattcgaagttatgaatattggctgtgtactggcttgatttctaaataaccttagtagagcatttggtcagttcctggagaaaggaatgttgaagttAAGTACCTAATGAAGagacacttaaaggacaatgaatcttggaaggctccagtccacataagaagtctacctgaggacattcaaggtagcatgtaaacaatggatggtACCTgtaagaactgagtcatgcatcgACAtctgacttgcccaggtgactcctaaactccatcttggagctggactttgcataggagtgaggggggggggtgtctccacccacaagagagtctatttaaaccccggggagacccctccatttggtcttcagctggctaaagagggagcctctccaccccccaggatacttgaaagaaactggaacaaaggacagtgtgcaagaggtgtgagtgattgccagacccaggctaaaaggagattagtctgtaaaagggagcattctggaactgctGAGGCTctgatctgtattcagtttgattagacatagatttgcacattttattttattttgcttggtgacttactttgttatgtctgttactacttggaaccacttaaatcctactttctgtatttaataaaatcactttttacttattaattaactcagagtatgtattaatacccggggcagcaaacagctatgcatctctctctatcagtgttatagaaggtgaacaatttatgagtttagcctgcataagctttatagagGGTAAAACGTATTTATTTGTgcttagaccccactgggagttgggcatctgagtgctagagacaaacacacttctgttagctgctttcaggtaaacctgcagctttggggcaagtaattcagaccctgggtcttttttggagcagacgggagtgtctggctcagcaagacagggtgctgggttcccaagctggcagggaaagcaggagcagagatagtcttggcacatcgggtggcagttcccaagaggggttctgtgatccaatccatcacacctccatcttgcagtgtccagttatgcaaactgaccaagggaagggcgGGGTGACTTACTTAAGAGTCAAACAGGTCCTTTGACACTGCCTatgccagtgtcctttgttcctgtgaggctggtctgggtttgtcccatacatgccctgatgaagtgtgaactgcccctctgctcctggagagttttgcctggacctctgttcctggagagtttttgcctgggcttctCTTAGGCCACGAGGACACATTTCCAGCCTCATAACTATAGACATGAAATTACAGGCTATAACATtcctataacaacaatgctcagtgcatcatgagacTTCCGAAGACactcaacatgacaaactttgcattggataccacacaatcattttatgaGGATGAACATGGTGGTGCAGGCTgatcccccaaggtacagagcatctcatggagtgactctcagccagtgtaaaactgAAGGGTTTGTTGACAGTCTTAACACTGCATAGGAGGATCTCAGGGCCCTCAGGCCTAACATCCCTCAACACAGTACATCTAGGTCTCTCCcacatccaggtgggctctggatGATATCTCTCCCCAGTCCAGAAGCCCCACCTTCCAGACCAACCATACTATATCATCTTCCCCTacagctcctcccctgtcctttgtcttcaTTCCCAGTTAAACACGCGGCCTGTTCCTCCCCTCTTCCATCCTTTGTTCCCTCAGTGGCTGGAATCAGCTGATCAGGTCACCAGGGTCCTCTGTACTCATCCCTTTGTCCTTCACTGGTAAGAACTGGCTGACTGGCTGGTACGAACAAGCTGGGGTGGTCTTCCTGATCAACAGGTCACTAGGGTACCCCATCTCCAGGCAGTTGTCAGGTGTCCTGAGATCTAAACAAGGTCACACCTAGTTCTCTGTAACAACAcctctcccaccaccttgttAAACATGCAGCACACATGGAAAACTGAGATCTACAGTATTCATTCAAAACGCTAAGAAgatcccccactttgtcacatctgCTCAGCTAACAGGCAGTATGTAACTTATGGAGATCAGATTTCTGGTATCTCTCACTATCAAGGCAGCTCTATAGCCCATCCATATCTGGTACAAGATCGGTTTGGTGTACATGCTCCAATCATGCtcaaccctgagcatgtgggcaagacccaccagtcagACATCTTggaaaataattctctgtagtaactcagagccctccacgTCTAGTGTCTCATCTCTGgcattggaaatatttgctgccatcagtcgcagatcagctacatgccactgtaggcagtctcatcataccatcccctccagacACTGATCAAGATCAGTCTTGAAGCCATTGAGGTTAgttcccccactgcttccctcggaaggctgttccaaaatttcactcctctgatggttagaaaccttcatctaatttcaagcctaaacttgttgaagGCAAGTTTTTAGCCATTTGTCCTTGTGCCAGCATTTgctcttaatttaaataacttctccataaatatatcagagggatcaatatcagggagggagagaacagtcatatctccccccagcctttgtttggttaAGATAAACAAGCCAACAACAGCTGCTCACTCTGCAGCCTCTTGGTGGCAGAAAAGGGACCTGTGGGGGAGTGGGTCCAGACAGTTTAGAGAAATCAGCATCTCTTTGTGGTAAAAGTCTCCCAGTCTCAGAGTGACTAATAATGCAACACGTATGCTGCAAGAAAACATCAGAAAGAAAAGTTGCATTTCCAGCTTTCTGCTATTtgttctttccctccctctctctctctctccttttgtgcaTGTCCATCTTGTGTTGTCTGGAGAAAAACTGACTTCAACTGCAACAACAGCAGCCCAAAAGCTACCACCTAAACCTGAGCCTTTTTCTCAACAAGAGTCTCCAACTCTTACTAAAAACTGTCAACAaggggtttctttttaaaagatgctctaAAGAGACAAGGAAAAGGAAAAtccttaaaaatatttcaattcatttTGTAAGTTGTATATGttgtaactgtttttttcttaGAATCATGGACCCGTAGGCtgagaagggactgcaagggtctgCTAGtataaccccctgccaagatgcaggattctTCTTTCTCTGTGTAATCAATAAAAGGCCAGCATGTATTTCATGGCATTCATTACAATGGGAGTTGCCAGCTATAACTTTGTGTGAAACCCTGGACTACACTTAACTGTTTAGTATTGTGACAGTAAAACAAGGGCTTTATTAACCCCTTCAGCCCACTGTTTTTGAGATACCTGCTTTCCCCTCACAAACAGAAGAACAAATGTGTATGGCTGGAAGGACCTATGCtgagagaagaagaaaatatcTGATGTTAGGAGACCCAACTGTTGACCAACAGGGATGGCTTGTGagtgtgggagacagaacttgGACCTCGTCTGTTATATTGTCTCCCAGGGGAGGTCAGAATGGCCACAAGCTTCACCATGATCAAAACTAAAGGCAAAACAGCTCTTTAAATTAGCTGTCAATAACCCCCCTCTCTgttaccgccccccccccccaaagccaatACATTAATCTAGATATTTCTCCTCCATCTttggaagaaagagagaggaagagggaaaacaaataacattttaaataggtGGCATTCTGATTGTCTGGTGATGGAGGATTTCTAAGCGAATAGACAGAGGAGATTTAGCTTTATGCAGGACTGGGGTTCATTTCTCTACCTTGGATGGTGTAAggggtcggactcacccctgcagcacctcctgctggtcatctggggaATCATCTCAATCCAgcctccggagtgccctctgcaggccagtgatccgccttgtcctaTGCTGGCTCCCATGTcactcccaggaccccggtgccccttgctctgggtgctgccccctggcagtacccccacacacgctaggtctcccctcccaggggaacccccacccactaaccccaccttgcctcagaataagcccaggggcagactgcagtatcagccactgaTCACAGGccaggttgggtttggacctgctgccttggcctacatctgggttgccctctgcaactcctagtaccccttggccttctcctaggccacagcctggggctttccaggctggagctccccagctcctctgcctttccccagcctgctccactacaggtaccctgtctctagcttcctgcagccagcaccagcacccccacccccgccccctaagtgcagagagagacactgtctgagctcctggctccctgcctttatagggccagctgagtctgtttggggcgtggccccagctgcagccacttcccccaaaatCAACtcagccttccctgccccagccgtctcccagggctgttccaaacccctcagggcaggagcgggtgtccaccccgctacagatgATTGCAGAACAGTCCTTGGCAAGCAGCAGAGGAGCTCTCTTGCTTGACCAATAGGGTCGTTTGTGATAGGCTGGACCAGAAGAGGTCTGCAAAGCATGTCCCAGCAGTCCACAGAGAGCTGGCTGCTCACATCACTGACACTCCTCTTTATCTCCAGCTACAAAATTGTAATTTTCAGGAAGCTAAAAATACACAGCATACTTTCCCAGTATTGCTTTTCCATGCCAATCAGTGCTGTAGTTGCTCTAGTGATGTATGATGATCAAGAAGAGCAGAGAAGATGCCACGGGCGACGGTAAATGGGAGGGATGGGTTTATGAAATGCTCTCCGTGAAGATATGCTTCCCCCTATGAAATAGCTTGAAAGCCCCTATTATAGAAGACTCTGAGGACCCTTTCACGGATCTTTTTAGTTCTGACCCCATAGATGATGGGGTTCATCATGGGTGGAACCAGCAGATATACGTTGGCTACAATAATGTGAACAAAAGGAGCCATGCTGTGACCGAAACGATGGGTGAGAATGGAGAAAAAAGCTGGAATATAAAACCCTAGGATGACTCAGATGTGGGAGCTACAGGTGCCTAGGGATGTGAGATGTGCCTCTTTGGAGGGGAGTTTGAAGGTGGCCCGGAGGATCAGGATGTAGGACAGGACAACGAGGATAAAATCTAACCCCGCTGTTACAAATGCCACAATCAGACTATAGGCTCTCATGACTGTTGTGTCCACACAGGCCAGTTTCACCAGTGCCATGAACTCACAATAGGTGTGAGAAATGACACGGGTTCTGCAGTATGGGAGCCACTGCAGCAGGAATGGGTGTGGGTCTACTAACACAGCCCCCCTCATCACAACACCGAGACCTATTTGGGCTATGGCCTGATGGGTGAGGATGGCCGAGTGTTGCAGCGGGTTACAGATAGCAATGTAGCAATCAAAGGCCATGGCCAGCATGAACCCGGACTCCATGATTGACAGTGAATGAAGGAGGTACATCTGGGCCAGACAGGCATTGGTGTGAATGGCCCAGTCCCTGAAACAGAATATGCGGAGGGTTTtgtgcagggtggtggtggatacGACCAGGTTGGCGAGCGCCAGCATGAAAAGGAAAAGGTACATGGGCTCGTGGAGGCTCGGTTCAGTCTTGATAACAGTCAGGAGGAGGCCGTTCCCTAGGAGAGACAGAATGTAGATTgagcagaaggggatggagatccagacatgtGCCGCCTCCAGGCCCGGGATGCCAAggaggatgaaggtggagggtgGGGCATGGTTGAGTTGGAAGCTGCCATGGTGGGGCCGGTTGGGTGTGGTCAGTTCCATGGCATGGCTGCCTCCTGCTCCTGTaagtaaccattaaaacaatcaTTAATCATCTAATGGGAACATAACAAGGTGGCATTTTCTCAACAGTAATTGATCCAATATACCCCTAACGTCACATGGGCACCGAATCATAACTAATCCATTATACATACTAACCATTCCAGCCATTCTGTTCTGAATGCCACATAGCTTCAGCCATTATTGGACAGTGTAAATTTACAATGCTGAGCAGTGGTAAAATCCACATTTCCAAGATCCCTGTGTGGATCAGAGTGTAGAATTTGTCCAAGATTTCACAAATTCAAGCCAGTGAATCCACAAACAACTAACCCATACAAAACATACAGGTGCCCCTGTCATGAAGAGGAAAGCTAGGACACCTGCGGGGTCTTCCTAAGGGACAGGGACATTAAACTGAGCTAATGTTCCCCAAAATATCCTAATGGATTCAGACATAGGATATTTCTAAATGTCCCTTTCTAAATATCCAGAAGAAGACAGAAAATCTGCCCTTCATTGAATAACTGTGGCCCTTCTGAGTTAAAAGTTGAATCAAGCCCAAACTTTTTGCcagcacaaccccattttaatgaactgtttcctcctgggaccccataagaatgaccatactaggtcagaccaaaggtccatccagcccagtatcctgtctactgacagtggccaatgccaggtgccccagagggagtgaacctaacaggcaatgatcaagtgatctctctcctgccatccatctccaccctctgacagacagaggctagggacaccattccttactcatcctggctaatagtcataaTGGACTAAAcgtccattaatttatctagttctcttttaaaccctgttatagtcctagccttcacaacctcctcaggcaaggagttccacaagtggactgtgcgctgtgtgaagaagaacttccttgtatttgttttaaacctgctgcccattaatttcatttggtggcccctagttcttctattatgggaacaagtaaataacttttccttattcactttccccacaccactcatgattttatgtacctctatcatatcccccccttagtctcctcttttccaagctgaaaagtcctagccactttaatctctcctcatataggacccattccaaacccctaatcattttagttgcccttctttgaaccttttctaatgccagtatatcttattctctatccctttttgaatgattcctaagatcctgtttgcttttttgactgcccctgcacattgcctggacgtcttcagagaactatccacgatgactccaagatctttcctgattattgtagctaaattagcccccatcatattgtatgtatagttggggttattttttccaatgttcattactttacatttatccacattaaatttcatttgccattttgttgcccaatcacttagtttcatgagatctttttgaagttcttcatagtctgctttggtcttaactaacttgagcagtttagtatcattttgagcagtttaatatcaGCATGGAGGATGCATCTTCCTCAGAGAGTGACTTTGTATATAAGGTGTCTGTGAGGTCACATggtgcagaggatgccattttgtggAGCAAAATGGCGTGCTCTGTGCATCATGATCTTGCATGCCCCATACATGGGAGGTCACACTGTGCAGATCAAACTGGTGTCCTCTGCACACTAGGGATCATCAGAACCTTCCAGTCAAGGCATGTTCAAGCACTCTGGCCTAACTTTGAGGCATTCAGGGGCCTGGACCCAGCAT
The DNA window shown above is from Trachemys scripta elegans isolate TJP31775 chromosome 1, CAS_Tse_1.0, whole genome shotgun sequence and carries:
- the LOC117888514 gene encoding olfactory receptor 52M1-like; protein product: MSDSNKTDFTNPSTFILLGIPGLEMAHVWISIPFCAMYAIAVLGNFTILFIVKREPRLHGPMYYFLCMLAVSDLVLSTSTLPKTLSIFWFNSRQIDFSACLTQMYFIHCFSAMESGIFVAMALDRYVAICHPLRHSTILTSPVVAKMGLAVLLRSCMLILPYPFLVSKWPYCRTNIIPHTHCEHIAIVKLACSDIRISSYYSLSVGFTVMVLDIFSIAVSYTQILRAIFSLHTKDARLKTFGTCVSHLCAIIAFYIPRLFSSLVSRFGENVPVHFHVLIANVYLLLTPMLNPIIYGVRTEQIQNRLLRLFTHKGT